The following are from one region of the uncultured Hyphomonas sp. genome:
- a CDS encoding YifB family Mg chelatase-like AAA ATPase: MVCRVTTFAFEGVDAQPVDVQVQLTGGNPNFHIVGLPDKAVGESRERVRAAFASLGLALPPKRVIVNLAPADLPKEGSHYDLAIALAMLAIMGVIPADQLEGYAAIGELSLDGGLGETVGVLPAAMAAESMDLRLICPEICGAEAVWAGGSVIAARSLIALINHFTGREAIGAPKAGLLAEPPPGPDLRDVKGQEGAKRVLEIAAAGGHNLLFCGPPGSGKSMLAQRLPGLLPPLSARELLEVSQIQSISGLLERGRLSRQRPFRAPHHSASMAALVGGGIKAKPGEVSLAHHGVLFLDELPEFPANVLDSLRQPLEVGEAVVARANRHVRYPARFQLIAAMNPCRCGGGPGAAACTRGPRCAQQYQSRLSGPFLDRIDLYFDTPPVTAVDLALPPPSEGTAEARARVGAARDIQADRFGETGDDTRRPLNADAPLPELEKVARPDQPGGALLADAAGRLNLTARGYSRVLKVARTIADLDGSDGVRRVHIAEALSYRQRPAGQGEGVNAQAMAR; encoded by the coding sequence ATGGTCTGCAGGGTCACCACATTTGCATTTGAAGGCGTGGACGCGCAGCCCGTCGATGTTCAGGTACAACTCACCGGCGGAAATCCGAATTTCCATATTGTCGGCCTGCCGGACAAGGCCGTTGGCGAAAGCCGGGAGCGTGTGCGCGCCGCTTTTGCGTCGCTCGGGCTCGCTTTGCCGCCCAAACGTGTGATCGTAAATCTTGCTCCCGCAGACCTGCCCAAGGAAGGCAGCCATTACGATCTGGCCATCGCGCTCGCCATGCTGGCCATCATGGGGGTGATCCCGGCTGACCAGCTGGAGGGGTATGCCGCCATCGGGGAGCTGTCGCTGGATGGCGGCCTTGGAGAAACGGTCGGGGTCCTGCCGGCTGCCATGGCAGCCGAGTCGATGGATCTGCGGCTGATCTGCCCAGAAATCTGCGGCGCTGAGGCTGTCTGGGCCGGGGGCAGCGTGATTGCCGCGCGCAGTCTGATCGCCCTGATCAATCACTTCACCGGACGTGAAGCCATCGGAGCGCCCAAGGCGGGCCTGCTGGCTGAGCCGCCGCCCGGTCCTGACCTCAGGGATGTCAAAGGGCAGGAGGGGGCCAAGCGGGTATTGGAGATTGCCGCGGCGGGCGGGCACAACCTGCTGTTCTGCGGTCCGCCGGGGTCCGGCAAGTCGATGCTGGCCCAGCGCCTGCCGGGTCTGTTGCCGCCGCTCAGTGCAAGGGAGCTGCTGGAGGTGTCGCAAATCCAGTCGATCTCCGGTCTGCTGGAACGTGGACGCCTGTCGCGGCAGCGGCCCTTCCGGGCGCCGCACCATTCGGCCTCGATGGCAGCGCTTGTCGGCGGCGGGATCAAGGCGAAGCCGGGAGAGGTCTCGCTGGCGCATCATGGTGTCCTGTTCCTGGATGAGCTGCCGGAATTTCCGGCAAATGTGCTCGATAGCCTTCGCCAGCCATTGGAGGTGGGGGAGGCTGTGGTGGCCAGGGCAAACCGGCATGTGCGGTATCCGGCGCGGTTTCAGCTGATCGCGGCGATGAACCCCTGCCGGTGCGGGGGCGGTCCGGGCGCGGCGGCGTGCACGCGCGGGCCCAGATGCGCCCAGCAATACCAGTCCCGCCTGTCAGGGCCGTTCCTCGACCGGATTGATCTCTACTTCGACACGCCGCCCGTCACCGCCGTGGATCTCGCCTTGCCGCCACCTTCTGAAGGCACTGCGGAAGCCCGCGCCCGCGTGGGGGCCGCGCGGGATATCCAGGCTGACCGGTTCGGTGAGACAGGCGACGATACGCGACGGCCCCTCAATGCTGATGCGCCGCTGCCGGAACTGGAAAAAGTCGCCCGGCCCGACCAGCCGGGGGGCGCCTTGCTGGCCGATGCTGCAGGGCGGCTGAACCTGACGGCGCGGGGCTATTCCCGCGTGCTCAAAGTCGCGCGGACAATTGCAGACCTCGACGGATCAGATGGTGTACGCCGCGTTCACATTGCTGAGGCGCTCTCTTACCGCCAGCGCCCGGCCGGGCAGGGGGAAGGCGTCAATGCACAGGCCATGGCCCGTTAG
- a CDS encoding ATP-binding cassette domain-containing protein, with product MRIDRFESFKAVQQATEEVLAYTEKWLSGENKSFLTDKDLLERLKRLNLALKSEVSEEQLLLDIRELAMGSRLASLGTQVQKIIQYYNDHLAPEVSILEGSASEELLKTTRSMISDLVESWVELLSQRRALSLEEIAKLPGLALEDISEPQARYFLEELRRTREAENEPGDSIKQPILRCVDMQFQRGAAFKLGPVNLEIHRGDVVACVGPNGSGKTTLLRLLAGSLRPTFGSVDIPSIQSTTPSKTRRYQAHWPRRRKVVAYTSQSPKTLAGRIDKSISFALAQAGVVGEANDVMTQIHIDRFRLVGKSSKKWNTLSQGEKTLARLAYSFAKQPDILILDEPLAPLDYLGVIQVTNDLRRIASGEFWLPPAIIISTHHLSELGWWADKVLFLQQGAPRILDATRGSDFVFEIVLAAKSDPSLMVEDLKRAGFLVHRLFERLIVKGASKSELWEQIRRHNSDVFEVLSVQNITKSAKRLFLEEIYKDLG from the coding sequence ATGCGGATTGATAGATTTGAGTCCTTCAAAGCAGTTCAGCAAGCCACGGAGGAAGTTCTCGCGTACACTGAAAAATGGCTTTCTGGGGAGAACAAGTCATTCCTTACAGATAAAGACCTACTTGAACGACTAAAAAGGCTGAATTTGGCTTTGAAGTCGGAAGTATCTGAAGAGCAACTACTGCTCGATATTCGTGAGCTCGCGATGGGTTCAAGACTGGCCAGTTTGGGTACTCAAGTTCAAAAAATCATCCAATATTATAACGATCACTTAGCACCTGAAGTCAGTATACTTGAGGGTTCAGCTTCTGAAGAGTTGCTTAAAACTACGCGCTCAATGATTTCTGACCTTGTCGAAAGTTGGGTGGAGTTGCTCTCCCAACGGAGAGCCCTTTCTTTGGAGGAGATAGCGAAACTTCCTGGGCTTGCTCTTGAGGACATTTCTGAGCCGCAGGCAAGGTACTTCCTAGAGGAACTAAGACGCACCCGCGAGGCTGAAAATGAGCCGGGTGACTCGATAAAGCAGCCCATCTTGAGGTGCGTTGATATGCAATTCCAGCGCGGCGCTGCCTTTAAGCTCGGTCCTGTAAACTTAGAAATTCATCGAGGCGATGTGGTAGCCTGTGTAGGGCCTAACGGAAGCGGCAAGACTACGTTGTTGCGCCTACTTGCGGGAAGCTTGCGCCCCACTTTTGGTAGTGTTGATATTCCGTCGATTCAGTCGACAACGCCATCGAAAACAAGGAGGTATCAGGCGCATTGGCCAAGGCGGCGAAAGGTCGTCGCCTACACGAGTCAGTCGCCTAAGACGCTCGCAGGTCGTATTGATAAATCGATATCTTTTGCTTTGGCGCAGGCGGGTGTCGTTGGTGAAGCCAATGATGTGATGACACAAATTCACATTGATCGATTTCGTCTTGTGGGGAAAAGTTCTAAAAAATGGAACACGCTATCTCAAGGCGAGAAGACCCTCGCTAGGTTGGCGTACTCCTTCGCAAAGCAGCCTGATATCCTCATACTGGATGAGCCCCTCGCGCCTCTTGACTATCTTGGCGTAATTCAAGTGACAAATGATCTTCGAAGAATTGCATCGGGAGAATTCTGGCTGCCACCAGCTATTATAATCAGTACACATCATCTATCTGAATTGGGTTGGTGGGCGGACAAAGTGCTCTTTTTGCAACAAGGGGCGCCACGCATCCTTGATGCGACAAGGGGAAGCGATTTTGTGTTTGAGATAGTGCTCGCAGCCAAATCGGACCCCAGTTTAATGGTTGAGGATCTTAAGCGGGCAGGGTTTTTGGTGCACAGATTGTTTGAGCGGTTGATCGTTAAGGGCGCATCTAAGTCCGAACTATGGGAGCAAATAAGACGTCATAATAGCGACGTTTTTGAGGTTCTCTCCGTGCAGAATATTACAAAATCAGCGAAGAGATTGTTCCTTGAAGAGATTTATAAGGATCTGGGGTAG